One Yimella lutea DNA window includes the following coding sequences:
- a CDS encoding alpha-(1->3)-arabinofuranosyltransferase domain-containing protein, which yields MASVVGLALIVALNGFGSFYTDIKPEVYLAPWDTLARYLSGWTASPYLGSANFNVGLVPVLLVVGLLRAVGMNPEWAFKVFHFGLWLSAAWGANRLVRLLAPRASRWAGLVAGIVYLANPYQIQAGVTLAILLPMALLPWLLITFVHAVRHPRSWAWPAAFGLVFFGMSGMNVAVVPLLQLAALIPILLVARFAWRARISDLALVTAKCAAFVVGVSLYWLVPARAALTTGRQIVMQSETLDGIAKVSSFPEVLRGLGMWPLYGTDSSGPWVPQHAIFLVGTFVVLLTMLWPTLSALALRYLPGDVRGMVVGWIALAAVVMVGMFPGPGREESPFGRVLGEVLQNPAASAFRTTNKVGAVLALGFAVALGLAAEHWARAVQRRGWAAPLVFAMVSVLLTAWALPALTGRLYTSQMNIPGYWHEAARAADKGHPSSRVLFLPGQVRPTYRWTAQRPDDLPNSLLKRDAVLPETSPNASAPGGNYLAAVNDALQSAGTPANAISSYARYLGADRVLVRHDTVWEQDGGARPGLVDRVISVDPGLFGRANFGEPGEFVFGRGTDAYSYGEALMHPVQLYDVRDPVTAVRATSDNRSIVVAGDAWSIGRLAADGLLSTQPSFRYAADLTVGDLLHQLGQRHALVITDTNARRAAIPNRLTNGEGSLLAADETAKNMRALGTPDDQTVAVRSGAIVTASARGGTFFDVPSAAPENLLDADPDTSWLFGDFGRAVGQYATVRQPTPIRLGTVKVQQAQLGSARIDRLSVTAGGRTITHRLPDKGYASFDFGDLTTDTVRFTVAGTRGDGYNMVGLSDVKMAGALAIRTARTPLTYQSLHARLTPAQQQAFARTPLDVTLARQQGTASTADDPEKVFRRIVTLPDERSFTARATVRTKGDVETAYDDVAGYSRSTRATSSDFYFHNADARASMAVDGKSSTAWMPGGGTDGSWWQLTGSRRPVSSVTIDQAEGFGAQNNTDWAGWATVTVDGKKVVDQYKLRQDGRTTIKFPEVDGRTVRVTFKAAIGRRDGPPPRFTTIDTGARMAQDQPGPLDSAGSSGGRCLTVGTVDGQPLRMRPATKSIAGESEQATSWAACAPLSLGAGEHRIEQAAGFVVDSMTLTDRQDRVRVRTTDPVVKITKDTPSSKAMTVAASGPFNVILGQSYDARWKATANGRDLGAPTTLDGYSTGWRVPAGGRYEIEMRFGPQMWSNIAAGASGLVLIVALMSVVLAARRKRLFADDVMPTDVRTKQVPRWSKQAGAVLVAGFAVGWPGLVAAALVVALQRLRPVPPRHLLSVGAGLMFAAVPLYLWVIGDKRGTVSADAVALSLWPHRLAGFGLVVVLLAALSMRGSAAEPERGGPGRNTIPPDANNRSDTAAGTSPATEREGTPA from the coding sequence GTGGCGTCGGTCGTGGGTCTGGCGCTGATCGTCGCCCTGAACGGCTTCGGATCCTTCTACACCGACATCAAGCCCGAGGTCTACCTGGCACCCTGGGACACCCTCGCGCGCTACCTCAGTGGCTGGACGGCGTCCCCTTACCTCGGCTCGGCGAACTTCAACGTGGGACTCGTCCCCGTCCTGCTGGTCGTCGGACTGCTGCGCGCCGTGGGGATGAATCCCGAGTGGGCCTTCAAGGTGTTCCACTTCGGGCTCTGGCTGTCGGCGGCATGGGGCGCCAACCGCCTGGTGCGGCTGCTCGCACCACGAGCCTCACGCTGGGCGGGCCTGGTCGCCGGCATCGTGTACCTGGCCAATCCGTACCAGATCCAGGCCGGCGTCACCCTCGCCATCCTGCTGCCGATGGCTCTTCTGCCCTGGCTGCTGATCACCTTCGTCCACGCCGTCCGTCATCCGCGAAGTTGGGCCTGGCCGGCAGCCTTCGGTCTCGTCTTCTTCGGCATGAGTGGAATGAACGTGGCCGTCGTTCCGCTGCTCCAGTTGGCCGCGCTGATCCCGATCCTCCTCGTCGCCCGCTTCGCGTGGCGCGCGAGGATCAGCGATCTGGCTCTGGTCACGGCCAAGTGTGCGGCCTTCGTGGTGGGGGTCTCGCTGTACTGGTTGGTCCCCGCGCGAGCTGCGCTCACCACCGGACGCCAGATCGTCATGCAGTCCGAGACGCTGGACGGCATCGCGAAGGTGTCCTCGTTCCCGGAGGTGCTGCGCGGCCTGGGCATGTGGCCGTTGTACGGGACGGATTCCAGCGGTCCGTGGGTGCCGCAACACGCGATCTTCCTCGTCGGCACGTTCGTGGTGCTGCTGACGATGTTGTGGCCCACGCTTTCTGCGTTGGCGTTGCGATACCTGCCCGGTGACGTACGCGGGATGGTCGTGGGGTGGATCGCGCTCGCGGCTGTGGTCATGGTCGGGATGTTCCCGGGTCCCGGACGCGAGGAGTCACCATTCGGTCGAGTGCTCGGAGAAGTTCTCCAGAATCCGGCGGCCTCCGCCTTCCGCACCACCAACAAGGTGGGTGCGGTGTTGGCGCTGGGGTTCGCGGTCGCGCTCGGCCTCGCCGCAGAACACTGGGCACGAGCCGTCCAACGGCGCGGCTGGGCCGCGCCGTTGGTTTTCGCGATGGTGTCCGTGCTGCTCACCGCGTGGGCGTTGCCTGCCCTGACCGGGCGCCTCTACACCTCACAGATGAACATCCCCGGCTACTGGCACGAGGCCGCACGGGCCGCCGACAAGGGGCATCCGAGTTCTCGGGTGTTGTTCCTACCCGGTCAGGTGCGGCCCACCTACCGGTGGACGGCGCAGCGTCCGGACGATCTGCCGAACTCGCTGCTGAAGCGTGACGCGGTCCTGCCGGAGACCAGTCCCAACGCTTCGGCTCCGGGCGGAAATTACCTCGCGGCGGTGAACGATGCTCTGCAGAGTGCGGGTACCCCGGCGAACGCAATCTCGAGTTATGCCCGCTACCTCGGTGCGGATCGCGTGCTGGTGCGTCACGACACGGTGTGGGAGCAGGACGGCGGAGCTCGGCCCGGCTTGGTGGATCGGGTCATCAGTGTCGACCCAGGCCTGTTCGGCCGGGCGAACTTCGGTGAGCCGGGTGAGTTCGTCTTCGGACGCGGCACCGACGCCTATTCCTACGGAGAGGCGTTGATGCATCCGGTTCAGTTGTACGACGTCCGCGACCCGGTCACGGCAGTGCGGGCGACGAGCGACAACCGGTCGATCGTCGTCGCGGGTGACGCGTGGTCGATCGGACGGTTGGCCGCCGACGGATTGTTGTCGACCCAGCCCAGTTTCCGTTATGCCGCCGATCTCACCGTCGGTGACCTGTTGCACCAACTCGGTCAGCGGCACGCGCTGGTCATCACCGACACGAATGCGCGTCGCGCGGCGATTCCCAACCGGCTCACGAACGGCGAAGGGTCCTTGTTGGCCGCCGACGAGACGGCGAAGAACATGCGCGCGCTCGGCACCCCGGACGACCAGACGGTCGCTGTCCGTTCAGGTGCGATCGTCACGGCGAGCGCGCGCGGCGGCACCTTCTTCGACGTTCCCTCGGCGGCACCGGAGAACCTCCTCGACGCAGATCCCGACACCTCGTGGTTGTTCGGTGACTTCGGCCGTGCGGTCGGTCAGTACGCCACCGTGCGCCAGCCGACCCCAATACGTCTGGGCACAGTGAAGGTGCAGCAGGCACAACTCGGCTCGGCCCGGATCGACCGGCTTTCGGTCACGGCCGGGGGACGCACGATCACCCATCGCCTGCCGGACAAGGGCTACGCGTCCTTCGACTTCGGCGATCTGACCACCGACACGGTCCGCTTCACCGTCGCCGGCACACGTGGTGACGGATACAACATGGTCGGCTTGTCCGACGTGAAGATGGCAGGCGCCCTGGCGATCCGCACCGCCCGCACACCGCTGACCTACCAGTCATTGCATGCACGCCTGACTCCGGCGCAGCAACAGGCGTTCGCCCGAACGCCGCTGGATGTCACCCTCGCTCGCCAGCAGGGCACCGCGTCCACGGCGGACGATCCGGAGAAGGTCTTCCGGCGGATCGTGACATTGCCCGACGAGCGCAGCTTCACTGCGAGGGCGACGGTGCGGACCAAGGGCGATGTAGAGACCGCATACGACGACGTAGCCGGGTACAGCCGATCGACACGCGCCACGTCGTCCGACTTCTACTTCCACAACGCGGACGCCCGCGCGTCCATGGCCGTCGACGGCAAGTCGTCCACCGCCTGGATGCCCGGAGGAGGTACCGACGGGTCGTGGTGGCAACTCACCGGGTCGCGGCGCCCCGTCTCGTCGGTCACGATCGACCAGGCGGAGGGGTTCGGTGCCCAGAACAACACCGACTGGGCCGGCTGGGCGACGGTGACCGTCGACGGCAAGAAGGTGGTCGACCAGTACAAGCTTCGGCAGGACGGGCGCACGACCATCAAGTTCCCCGAGGTGGACGGGCGAACGGTTCGGGTCACCTTCAAGGCCGCCATCGGACGGCGCGACGGCCCACCCCCCAGATTCACCACGATCGACACCGGCGCCCGGATGGCGCAGGACCAGCCCGGACCGTTGGACTCGGCAGGCAGTTCAGGCGGGCGTTGTCTGACGGTCGGAACCGTCGACGGTCAACCCCTGCGGATGCGACCGGCGACGAAATCGATCGCCGGAGAGAGTGAGCAGGCAACATCCTGGGCGGCATGCGCACCGCTGAGCCTCGGTGCCGGTGAGCATCGCATCGAACAGGCCGCCGGCTTCGTCGTCGACTCCATGACCCTGACCGACCGGCAGGATCGCGTGCGGGTGCGCACCACGGATCCGGTCGTCAAGATCACGAAGGACACGCCGTCCTCGAAGGCGATGACCGTCGCCGCGTCGGGCCCCTTCAACGTGATTCTCGGTCAGAGTTACGACGCCCGCTGGAAAGCGACCGCCAACGGTCGCGACCTCGGGGCTCCGACCACGCTCGACGGATACTCCACGGGATGGCGGGTTCCGGCCGGTGGCCGGTACGAGATCGAGATGCGGTTCGGACCGCAGATGTGGTCGAACATTGCGGCCGGTGCATCGGGTCTCGTCCTGATCGTCGCGCTGATGTCCGTGGTGCTGGCCGCACGGAGAAAGCGGCTGTTCGCCGACGACGTCATGCCGACCGATGTTCGGACGAAGCAGGTTCCGCGCTGGTCGAAGCAGGCCGGTGCTGTGCTCGTGGCGGGCTTCGCCGTCGGGTGGCCGGGTCTGGTCGCGGCTGCGCTGGTCGTGGCGCTCCAACGCCTGCGTCCGGTCCCACCCAGGCATCTGTTGTCCGTCGGTGCCGGGCTGATGTTCGCCGCGGTCCCGCTCTACCTGTGGGTGATCGGGGACAAGCGAGGCACCGTGAGCGCGGACGCGGTGGCGCTCAGTCTCTGGCCGCATCGGCTGGCCGGATTCGGTCTCGTTGTCGTGTTGCTCGCGGCATTGTCGATGCGTGGTTCTGCTGCGGAACCCGAGCGGGGCGGGCCGGGCCGCAACACGATCCCACCGGACGCGAACAACCGGTCCGATACAGCAGCCGGTACTTCACCGGCAACCGAACGCGAAGGAACACCGGCATGA
- a CDS encoding oligosaccharide flippase family protein translates to MKNPATKGYRHQALAAVLGLAMGLSNLLGYLMVLLLTRSLGPADFGGYTALSTYGVLLAIPAGAFQIVVARRLSSGWADTGLRQTSGIGSAALLGVVFFAITTVLAPWLIEIFHVGSAWSAVFLAAMLPPMMLTGCFQGILLGRQRLRQLSILYLVTAVSRVLAAAVAATFAFSVRDVFAAMFLATLVSAATGAWLTRADLRSLPRSAHGLTGEMLRSNSTLAAYVALTNIDVLLARHFLDPHESGGYALASTFGRAMCWGTQFVALIIVPRMHGINPTRTLLRASLLVLTIGLCGTVLIAVDPGLFITLAGGAEFTEYGSLALICVVLGIAWALAQVWLFSEMSTDSGVLGALTWVVVGVQSATIWLWAHESPGQIVGVCLAGALLIAVAGLLRVLRGRRPPDGARPELLVLADGP, encoded by the coding sequence GTGAAGAATCCAGCCACCAAGGGTTACCGCCATCAGGCGTTGGCGGCCGTCCTGGGACTTGCGATGGGGCTGTCGAACCTGCTCGGCTACTTGATGGTGCTGCTGTTGACCCGCTCACTGGGTCCGGCCGACTTCGGCGGCTACACCGCTTTGTCCACCTACGGCGTCCTGTTGGCGATTCCTGCGGGCGCGTTCCAGATCGTGGTCGCCCGACGGCTGTCCAGCGGCTGGGCCGATACCGGGTTGCGACAGACCTCGGGCATCGGATCGGCTGCCTTGCTGGGAGTCGTGTTCTTCGCAATCACGACAGTGCTCGCCCCGTGGCTGATCGAGATCTTCCACGTGGGTTCCGCCTGGTCCGCGGTCTTCCTCGCAGCGATGTTGCCGCCCATGATGCTCACCGGATGTTTCCAGGGCATCCTGCTGGGTCGCCAACGCCTACGCCAGTTGTCGATTCTCTACCTGGTCACGGCGGTGAGCCGGGTCCTCGCGGCAGCAGTCGCTGCCACGTTCGCGTTCTCGGTACGCGACGTGTTCGCGGCGATGTTCCTGGCCACGCTCGTGTCGGCCGCGACCGGCGCCTGGCTGACACGAGCCGATCTGCGGTCGTTGCCGCGATCAGCCCACGGACTCACCGGTGAGATGCTGCGCTCGAACAGCACCCTCGCCGCGTACGTGGCGCTGACCAACATCGACGTCCTGCTCGCGCGGCACTTCCTCGACCCGCACGAGAGCGGTGGTTACGCCCTGGCGTCCACCTTCGGTCGCGCGATGTGTTGGGGCACGCAGTTCGTCGCGCTCATCATCGTGCCCCGGATGCACGGCATCAATCCCACGCGGACACTGCTGAGAGCCAGTCTGTTGGTCCTGACCATCGGGTTGTGCGGCACTGTCCTCATCGCCGTCGACCCCGGGTTGTTTATCACTCTGGCCGGAGGCGCTGAGTTCACCGAGTACGGCTCTCTGGCGCTCATCTGTGTCGTGCTCGGAATCGCGTGGGCTCTGGCGCAGGTGTGGTTGTTCTCGGAGATGAGCACGGACTCCGGTGTCCTCGGTGCACTCACCTGGGTGGTCGTCGGGGTGCAGAGCGCGACGATCTGGCTGTGGGCACACGAGAGCCCCGGTCAGATCGTCGGTGTCTGCTTGGCGGGGGCACTCCTGATCGCAGTTGCGGGTCTGCTGCGCGTGCTACGCGGGCGCCGACCGCCGGACGGTGCCCGTCCGGAGCTACTTGTCCTCGCCGATGGCCCGTGA
- a CDS encoding class I SAM-dependent methyltransferase, with amino-acid sequence MNTAKFFDQLADVFPGDPQTTDPLDARWAQIATDVAGYTGPNELAVLQAAAAAMPDDEAYLEVGTFKGRSLCAAVQDNAGKDFYAMENFLEFGMQGLQARAELEANLGKYAGQANVVLLEGDCFKLMTDRTLIDKPVGVYFYDGEHTLISHYLALAVVEPLLADEALVLIDDASWPVVQKAHRLFLAKHPGWTIERTWDAAHADDPRWSNGLHALVFRRPAGTGRALSKRDEALRLYQARIQDRVNTVAWKAVNKFPGLFRAGAKVFLSRSRAIGEDK; translated from the coding sequence ATGAACACCGCGAAGTTCTTCGATCAGTTGGCTGACGTCTTCCCCGGCGATCCGCAGACCACGGATCCTCTCGACGCGCGGTGGGCGCAGATCGCGACCGACGTCGCGGGCTATACCGGTCCCAATGAACTTGCCGTCCTTCAGGCGGCCGCCGCCGCGATGCCCGACGACGAAGCGTATCTCGAGGTCGGCACGTTCAAGGGCCGGTCATTGTGTGCTGCCGTGCAGGACAACGCCGGCAAGGACTTCTATGCGATGGAGAACTTCCTCGAGTTCGGTATGCAGGGACTCCAAGCACGAGCCGAGCTGGAGGCCAACCTCGGGAAGTACGCGGGGCAGGCGAACGTCGTTCTGCTCGAAGGCGATTGCTTCAAGCTGATGACCGACCGGACCCTGATCGACAAGCCGGTGGGCGTGTACTTCTACGACGGGGAACACACCCTCATCTCGCACTATCTGGCGCTCGCGGTGGTGGAACCCTTGCTCGCCGACGAAGCGCTCGTGCTCATCGATGACGCCTCATGGCCGGTCGTGCAGAAGGCGCACCGCCTGTTCCTGGCCAAGCACCCCGGCTGGACGATCGAACGCACCTGGGACGCGGCACATGCGGATGACCCGCGTTGGTCGAACGGTCTGCACGCACTGGTGTTCCGCCGTCCGGCAGGTACCGGACGAGCGCTGTCCAAGAGGGACGAGGCGCTGCGGCTTTACCAGGCGAGGATTCAGGACCGCGTCAACACGGTGGCCTGGAAGGCCGTCAACAAGTTTCCCGGGTTGTTCCGCGCCGGGGCGAAGGTGTTCCTGTCACGCTCACGGGCCATCGGCGAGGACAAGTAG
- a CDS encoding acyltransferase family protein gives MAQHSRSHYGHSPALDGLRGVFMAAFMAFHFGATFLSGMWIAINLFFVLSGFLITRLLIEERETRASIDVWGFYKRRGRRILPGLFAMLTVVTVYVCAWAPEELRARWGGDILATLGFVMNWRLIAQSDEYFGDHLIAPPLRHAWTLGIEEQYYLVIPFLVMGLVLLVRNRAARVLALVALAGLTTIWTATLAARESTGFARLYYGTDTRIASLLIGTALGIALGWTAREGIPRLPLLWVTVLGWVGLVSNVALFLLIDPFTDWMYTRGGMFFGAVGSALLIMSLADPRRSAIKQLFKPRIARWFGRLSYSLYLWHWPVHLLLGPDGLAGSIVLTGVVGFAISTLLAYLSDRFLEQPVLRGGIKALLPRLRVPMAAVFAPMVAFVVVCATVLLPTSAAPTGSQTTVMPAAITRTQPEYSGTPAAFAMLGDSVPWYLTERFPRKLFPQAKPVNLASEGCDLLDRPLLSVDGIKDQHGACKQNMNTWGARLRESGAASLVVWGSPLLASAHQMPDGSKGLLGNPAYEQLILQTYDRIWQTARANGARTVDVVNVPCRRFGAAPDSQEYQQLQREQPGYVEEFNDPVRLNGLLARWVSSTPGARLIDLHSAICPEGRRDSINGITVFNDGLHFSPEFTPTLWRWLLGQLSARA, from the coding sequence ATGGCGCAACACAGCAGATCGCACTACGGCCACAGCCCGGCGCTGGACGGCCTGCGTGGGGTCTTCATGGCTGCGTTCATGGCCTTTCACTTCGGGGCGACGTTCCTGTCCGGCATGTGGATCGCGATCAACCTGTTCTTCGTGCTGTCCGGCTTCCTGATCACCCGGCTGTTGATCGAGGAACGCGAGACCCGCGCAAGCATCGACGTCTGGGGCTTCTACAAGCGACGCGGACGACGGATCCTGCCTGGGCTGTTCGCCATGTTGACGGTGGTGACCGTCTACGTCTGTGCGTGGGCACCGGAAGAGCTACGCGCCCGGTGGGGCGGTGACATTCTGGCCACCCTCGGATTCGTCATGAACTGGCGACTGATCGCCCAGAGCGACGAATACTTCGGCGACCACCTCATCGCGCCCCCGCTACGACACGCCTGGACCCTCGGAATCGAGGAGCAGTACTACCTGGTCATCCCGTTCCTGGTGATGGGGCTAGTCCTGTTGGTGCGCAACCGTGCCGCACGCGTCCTGGCGCTCGTGGCCCTCGCCGGTCTGACGACGATCTGGACGGCGACGCTGGCCGCTCGGGAGTCGACCGGCTTCGCCCGGCTCTATTACGGCACCGATACGCGCATCGCGTCGCTGCTGATCGGTACCGCACTCGGAATCGCGCTCGGATGGACCGCCAGGGAGGGTATCCCTCGGTTGCCGCTGTTGTGGGTCACCGTGCTCGGTTGGGTCGGACTGGTGAGCAATGTCGCGCTCTTCCTGTTGATCGATCCGTTCACCGACTGGATGTACACCCGCGGCGGGATGTTCTTCGGCGCCGTCGGGTCGGCGTTGCTGATCATGTCGCTCGCCGACCCGCGTCGCAGCGCCATCAAACAGTTGTTCAAACCCCGCATCGCGCGCTGGTTCGGTCGGCTCTCCTACTCGCTCTATCTGTGGCACTGGCCGGTTCACTTGCTGCTGGGTCCCGACGGGCTCGCCGGCAGCATCGTGCTCACCGGAGTCGTCGGCTTCGCGATCTCCACTCTGCTCGCCTACCTGTCCGACCGATTCCTGGAGCAGCCGGTGCTGCGCGGTGGGATCAAGGCCCTGCTCCCTCGTCTCCGGGTCCCGATGGCGGCCGTTTTCGCGCCCATGGTCGCCTTCGTGGTGGTGTGTGCCACCGTGTTGCTGCCCACCTCGGCGGCGCCGACCGGATCGCAGACGACGGTCATGCCAGCAGCGATCACGCGGACCCAACCTGAGTACTCGGGCACACCTGCTGCCTTCGCGATGCTGGGCGATTCCGTGCCGTGGTACCTCACCGAACGCTTTCCGCGCAAGCTGTTCCCGCAGGCGAAACCGGTCAACCTCGCCTCCGAGGGGTGCGACCTGCTGGACCGGCCGCTGCTGTCGGTCGACGGCATCAAGGATCAGCACGGAGCCTGCAAGCAGAACATGAACACCTGGGGCGCGCGATTGCGAGAGTCCGGCGCTGCGTCGTTGGTGGTCTGGGGTTCGCCGTTGCTGGCCTCGGCACACCAGATGCCCGACGGTTCGAAGGGGCTGCTGGGTAACCCTGCGTACGAGCAACTGATTCTGCAGACCTACGACCGGATCTGGCAGACCGCACGGGCCAACGGAGCGCGGACCGTCGACGTGGTCAACGTGCCTTGTCGGCGCTTCGGAGCGGCTCCGGACTCCCAGGAGTACCAGCAACTGCAGCGCGAACAACCCGGCTACGTCGAGGAGTTCAACGATCCGGTTCGACTGAACGGCCTCCTGGCCCGCTGGGTGTCCTCCACCCCGGGCGCCCGCCTGATCGACCTGCACAGCGCCATCTGCCCCGAAGGACGCCGGGATTCCATCAACGGAATCACCGTGTTCAACGACGGGCTGCATTTCTCCCCCGAGTTCACCCCGACGCTGTGGCGTTGGCTGCTCGGGCAGCTCAGCGCGCGCGCTTAA
- a CDS encoding acyltransferase family protein: MAGLDVPDVLRRSVALDLEQHGPSYRRAMDGYRGLFVLLVIAYHFGASWLVGGWIGINHFFVFSGFLIGTILIKERYKYGDLDVVRFYLRRARRIVPAMCLLVLAVLVKVAFVDSTPNRSQTAGDAFATLTFWQNWRLIERDDQYFDYFSDPSPLRHVWTLSVEEQFYLFVPWLILGLFAVSRRKAVRVWMLVALAAASAAWTSYLVGPGGGSGSRLYYGTDVRMQALIVGVAGAAMYTAAPGREKFRLPRGITNAIGWIGTIVSLSAFFLLDERSTGAFRYGGLFCFAVLAAFMGISALDTRRLTINRVIGIAPLVHLGQISYGLYLYHWPISLWLRFDSLPALVNGLLQFLLTWVCAVASYRLVELPILMYGLRGSVRRMLRRRVPRATGFVTVAVLAAIAAGLWNSLPQTDSPPWNGQPLDASVRYVAPTTPVRMAVVGDSIPSSLVEGFHRSSYPGLQMTRLATYNGCNPVPVTLAVLDKTIPEDPGCAAWRERWPGQARAAGSDVILAPAGLAFLFPLQIDGRVVQPGSPEAGRLLLRSLDALYGQFKTTGARRLDVVNVPCRVLEPAQLRGRSAELVGREPVPIDTAWANRLIGEWRARHQGDVSVLDLSGQLCPAGEYRRTINGARVYKDSIHFSQPGAELIWSWLAPQVVRVEG; encoded by the coding sequence ATGGCAGGACTCGACGTGCCCGATGTGCTGCGCCGCAGCGTCGCGCTCGACCTTGAGCAGCACGGACCGAGCTACCGCCGCGCGATGGACGGTTACCGCGGTCTGTTCGTGCTGTTGGTCATCGCTTACCACTTCGGCGCCAGTTGGTTGGTGGGCGGTTGGATCGGCATCAACCATTTCTTCGTCTTCTCCGGATTCCTGATCGGCACCATCCTGATCAAGGAGCGGTACAAGTACGGCGATCTGGACGTGGTGCGCTTCTACCTGCGCCGCGCGCGACGCATCGTCCCCGCGATGTGTCTGCTGGTGCTGGCGGTACTGGTCAAGGTCGCGTTCGTCGACAGCACCCCGAACCGCTCGCAGACCGCGGGTGATGCGTTCGCGACACTGACGTTCTGGCAGAACTGGCGCCTGATCGAACGCGACGACCAGTACTTCGACTACTTCAGCGATCCTTCGCCGCTGCGCCATGTGTGGACATTGTCCGTCGAGGAGCAGTTCTACCTCTTCGTTCCCTGGCTCATCCTCGGTCTGTTCGCGGTCAGCCGCCGTAAAGCCGTGCGCGTGTGGATGTTGGTCGCGCTCGCGGCCGCGAGCGCAGCCTGGACCTCCTACCTCGTCGGCCCGGGGGGCGGCTCCGGAAGCCGGCTCTACTACGGCACCGACGTTCGCATGCAGGCCCTGATCGTCGGTGTGGCCGGTGCAGCGATGTACACCGCAGCCCCCGGACGCGAGAAGTTCCGGTTGCCGCGCGGCATCACCAACGCGATCGGGTGGATCGGCACCATCGTTTCGCTCAGTGCCTTCTTCCTGCTCGACGAGCGCAGCACAGGTGCGTTCCGGTATGGCGGTCTGTTCTGTTTCGCGGTGCTCGCGGCCTTCATGGGTATCTCCGCGCTGGACACGCGCAGACTCACGATCAACCGGGTGATCGGGATTGCGCCCCTGGTCCACTTGGGACAGATCAGCTACGGGCTGTACCTGTACCACTGGCCGATCTCCTTGTGGTTGCGCTTCGACTCGTTGCCGGCGCTGGTCAACGGGTTGCTGCAGTTTTTGCTCACCTGGGTCTGCGCGGTCGCGTCCTACCGGCTGGTCGAACTGCCGATCCTGATGTACGGGCTTCGCGGCTCGGTCCGGCGTATGCTGCGCCGACGAGTACCTCGGGCCACCGGCTTCGTGACGGTGGCCGTGCTGGCCGCGATCGCGGCAGGTCTGTGGAACTCGTTGCCGCAGACAGACAGCCCGCCGTGGAACGGGCAGCCTCTGGACGCATCCGTGCGGTATGTCGCGCCGACGACCCCGGTCCGGATGGCCGTGGTCGGCGACTCGATACCCTCGTCCCTCGTCGAAGGATTCCACCGATCGAGCTATCCGGGTTTGCAGATGACCAGGTTGGCGACGTACAACGGCTGCAACCCGGTACCTGTGACCCTCGCCGTCCTGGACAAGACGATCCCTGAGGATCCTGGTTGCGCAGCCTGGCGCGAACGGTGGCCAGGGCAGGCGCGTGCCGCAGGGTCGGACGTGATCCTCGCTCCGGCCGGCCTTGCATTCCTGTTCCCGCTGCAGATCGACGGGCGTGTCGTCCAACCGGGGTCGCCGGAGGCGGGCCGTCTCCTGCTGCGCAGCCTGGACGCCTTGTACGGCCAGTTCAAGACCACCGGTGCGCGACGTCTCGACGTGGTCAACGTTCCGTGTCGAGTGCTCGAACCGGCCCAATTGCGCGGTCGTAGTGCAGAACTCGTCGGGCGTGAGCCCGTGCCGATCGACACCGCATGGGCGAACAGGTTGATCGGTGAGTGGAGGGCCCGCCACCAGGGCGACGTGTCGGTGCTCGACCTGAGCGGTCAGCTGTGTCCGGCCGGTGAATATCGGCGGACCATCAACGGTGCCCGCGTCTACAAGGACAGCATCCACTTCTCGCAGCCGGGAGCCGAACTCATCTGGAGTTGGCTGGCCCCGCAGGTCGTGCGGGTCGAGGGTTAA